A DNA window from Gammaproteobacteria bacterium contains the following coding sequences:
- a CDS encoding thioredoxin fold domain-containing protein produces the protein MPKRIKLFLQALCLSLIALMLVTLGRHIAVKQQLAPESTPTDIPDPAHFTAENFFDDSFKDLSEELQLAREAGQTGVFVFFDMQGCPYCQYMKDHVLNRVDVQDVYRKNFRNIIIDIHGQTEAADVNGTEMTEADLANLYGVNLTPTMIFFALNGDEIYRKQGFIKIPEDFLAMGLEIVEFSQVE, from the coding sequence ATGCCCAAAAGAATCAAATTATTTCTCCAAGCCCTTTGTCTAAGCTTGATTGCTTTGATGTTGGTCACTCTTGGTCGCCACATCGCTGTTAAACAACAACTGGCGCCAGAGTCGACACCAACCGATATTCCTGACCCTGCGCATTTCACGGCCGAGAATTTTTTTGACGACTCTTTCAAAGATCTGTCTGAAGAACTTCAACTTGCTCGTGAAGCAGGTCAAACCGGCGTATTCGTGTTTTTTGATATGCAGGGCTGCCCTTACTGTCAATACATGAAAGACCATGTGCTGAATCGGGTTGACGTTCAGGACGTTTATCGCAAAAACTTTCGCAACATCATCATCGACATCCATGGCCAGACCGAAGCGGCTGACGTAAATGGCACTGAAATGACTGAAGCCGATCTTGCTAATCTGTACGGGGTCAACTTAACGCCAACGATGATATTTTTCGCTCTCAACGGTGACGAGATCTATCGCAAACAAGGTTTTATCAAAATCCCTGAGGACTTTCTGGCTATGGGGCTGGAGATCGTGGAGTTTTCCCAAGTTGAATAA
- a CDS encoding YeeE/YedE family protein gives MKLLLGLAIGMAFGAILQLGGASSYRKIMGALLLKDMAIIKLILTGIAVATVGVYALDLLDLANLSIKPTYLAGIGIAGLIFGVGFAVSGYCPGTCVAAAGEGKVDALFTILGGLVGAGLYAIMYPMFKGLISHSNYGQITFADVFGVDPLWLAVPFSAILLLLSFKLLKDNY, from the coding sequence GGTGCCATTTTGCAATTGGGTGGAGCATCCAGTTACCGCAAGATCATGGGTGCCTTGTTACTCAAGGACATGGCCATTATTAAACTGATCCTGACCGGGATCGCCGTGGCCACCGTTGGTGTATATGCCCTGGACTTGTTGGATCTGGCCAATTTAAGTATTAAACCGACTTATCTTGCCGGTATCGGTATTGCCGGTTTGATCTTCGGAGTTGGTTTTGCCGTGTCGGGGTATTGTCCTGGCACCTGTGTGGCGGCGGCCGGCGAAGGCAAGGTCGATGCGCTGTTCACCATTCTCGGTGGACTGGTGGGTGCCGGTCTGTACGCAATTATGTACCCGATGTTCAAAGGCCTGATCAGTCACAGTAATTATGGGCAGATCACTTTTGCCGATGTCTTTGGGGTCGACCCGTTATGGCTCGCGGTACCGTTCAGCGCCATTTTGCTGTTACTGTCATTCAAACTATTAAAAGATAATTACTGA